From the Debaryomyces hansenii CBS767 chromosome F complete sequence genome, the window ATTGAATCGTGTAATCCCGGTACAGGAAAGACTGAAGACTTGTGTCATTATACCTGGTCTGGGGCTCGGGAGAATTGCACATGAAATTGCAAGTATTGGCACTGATATTGGGTCCAGCTTTGGTGCGGTTCACGCGATAGAATATAGCGGATTGATGCATTTATgcaatcaatttatttattcctCTGAAAATGAAGTAAAGAATTATGATATATTTCCGTATGTCCATTCTTGTTCGAACTTCATTGACAGTTCATCTCAATTTAGATCGTCTGTTGTACATAGTGGCCAATCTAAGCCCgaaaatttagaattaaacCATGAAGACTTCCGTTATTTTGAGATTCCTAATAAATCGCagtatgaaaattttgtgGTTGTTTCAGCTTTTTTCATTGACACCGCTGAAAACTTAGTTAGTTATTTGGATACGATTCAAGAATTAACTACACcaaatagaagaaatggCATCAAGAAGGGCTATTGGATAAATATAGGTCCTTTAAAATATGGCACAGCTGCTCAAGTTGAGTTAAATTCTGACGAATTAAAGGAGATTCGTAAAGCAATGGGTTGGAAAGATCTAAGTTCTCTTAATAGTCTTAATAGTTCTGATAATCAGCTAGTTGGATATATGACCGATAAGCAGAGTATGTGGCAAGGATATTATGGTTTAACCATGTGGAATACGGAGAGGAAGGAAAATTCCAGAAAGTAATTCTATAATACTATTTATTATCAGggattatattttatatattgtaCATAGTTTTATTTGGTAATATCAGATCctttattaatttgaatcttTTTGTCTTGACCACCGCTAATAATGCCGATATCATTATCCCAAATGACAGAGAATACTTTATCTTGACCTTTGGCTGCATTGTTTTGTTCTCTGGTTATAgtatataatgatttttcaCTTCTAACATCCCAAACCTTGACAGTACCATCGTGAGAACAAGAGGCAAacatattatcattagttGGACATTTGGATAATCCAACAACGAAATTAGTGTGACCTATTAATTTCTGATTGTTAGTTTGCTCAGTAGTTGTTGAACTAACTCTTGGGTCAAACAAATTGATATGACGAGCTGATGAACCACAAACTAATAAGTTCAAGGATGGCAACTGtaataaagataataatgaatatccGGTAGTTCTTGTGTCCACGCAACGAGAGGTTACTAAATCCCATGTTTTAATAGTATGATCTTGGGATACGGAATAACCTACAGTTGCATCATTGAAATCGAATATAACATCTTCAACTGGTTGAGAATGACCTTCTAAGAACGAAAGAGGTGAACGACGTCTTATGGTTGAATCTTGTAATGccatctttcttctctttttcgAGGATGTTGATATAACATTCGAATCGTACTCTAAAGGTTGGATGGTAGTCATCTCCCTATAATTAGTGGACCAAAATCCAATGGCTTTATCATAACCCGCTGATAAAATACGATTGTTTTGGTATTCGACTGCTAAAGAAACAACAGGTGCTTTATGTCCCTCTAATATGGCTAATGTTCTAccatcttcaatttcttcatcatcctctATATTGCTATCAATCGAAGTTTTCCATAATCTCACTTGTCTATCGTTACCCGATGAAACAATTCTCGTTGGGGAAATCCATTTAACAGAACGGATTGGACCTGAATGACCCACGTACTGCTTTTCAACTTTGCCCGACATGTTGTAAGTTCTGACAATACCATCGTATGAACCAGATAAAATCTTTGGTTGTGAAATACTCATGTTTGACGCTTTCACCAGTGCTGACAACGGATTTATGGTATCTAAAGACGAAATCCAATCATCGTTGTTGAAAGATGCTAAAAATGACGGTGGTAATACGGCTCTGGtatattccaaattcaaGGATGCTTCGCTCGATAACCCATTTTTTACCAAGTAGTCTTCTAAAGATGTTCTCAACAAAACACCGTCAATGAGGAAATCAAATGGTACGGGCTTGGTTTCGTCAGTTTCTCcatctttcttcaataaatggTTGACGATCTCCGATAACCCATATCTTTTCAATGACACTGGCACGTACAATGGAGCGTCTGATGTGTGTAAagattcatcttcttcattagtGAAGAAGTTAATCTTGATTTGTGACTTGTCATCCGCCATATTTGCTTTAGTATTGAGTCTAGGTTTcctttattatcaatatagCATCTCtttataaaaaatttatctcatctctaaata encodes:
- a CDS encoding DEHA2F11044p (weakly similar to uniprot|Q03648 Saccharomyces cerevisiae YMR209C Hypothetical ORF), with amino-acid sequence MATPRINSASRTPSNSVLILSTAFTCALVYITLSIVLGSSQIPILVVVFICTNMLSRTGVFKNFISKLDVSKAIGHHSIPRIPSVENPIGHDLFQSISEHSRIEILSAIKSLQAYSDNTKNVNDRRRRLFKMMTWRQQKLCEDVGYLKKLTKIDQSIAYNQKILSAIADGAVKSFGISYKDFNLLRGSNNSNTSSTNYRVIEALGHYIRDWSPDGDAELKPMMDYITEQLNRVIPVQERSKTCVIIPGSGLGRIAHEIASIGTDIGSSFGAVHAIEYSGLMHLCNQFIYSSENEVKNYDIFPYVHSCSNFIDSSSQFRSSVVHSGQSKPENLELNHEDFRYFEIPNKSQYENFVVVSAFFIDTAENLVSYLDTIQELTTPNRRNGIKKGYWINIGPLKYGTAAQVELNSDELKEIRKAMGWKDLSSLNSLNSSDNQLVGYMTDKQSMWQGYYGLTMWNTERKENSRK
- a CDS encoding DEHA2F11066p (similar to uniprot|Q12024 Saccharomyces cerevisiae YOR272W YTM1 microtubule-associated protein), with translation MADDKSQIKINFFTNEEDESLHTSDAPLYVPVSLKRYGLSEIVNHLLKKDGETDETKPVPFDFLIDGVLLRTSLEDYLVKNGLSSEASLNLEYTRAVLPPSFLASFNNDDWISSLDTINPLSASVKASNMSISQPKILSGSYDGIVRTYNMSGKVEKQYVGHSGPIRSVKWISPTRIVSSGNDRQVRLWKTSIDSNIEDDEEIEDGRTLAILEGHKAPVVSLAVEYQNNRILSAGYDKAIGFWSTNYREMTTIQPLEYDSNVISTSSKKRRKMALQDSTIRRRSPLSFLEGHSQPVEDVIFDFNDATVGYSVSQDHTIKTWDLVTSRCVDTRTTGYSLLSLLQLPSLNLLVCGSSARHINLFDPRVSSTTTEQTNNQKLIGHTNFVVGLSKCPTNDNMFASCSHDGTVKVWDVRSEKSLYTITREQNNAAKGQDKVFSVIWDNDIGIISGGQDKKIQINKGSDITK